In Porphyromonas cangingivalis, a genomic segment contains:
- the fabG gene encoding 3-oxoacyl-[acyl-carrier-protein] reductase — MKLLQGKVAIVTGGSRGIGRAIALEMARQGADVAFTGRSLNENTESLENELKALGVKAKAYATDAGDFKAAHDFVDEVMKEFGKVDILVNNAGITKDTLMMRMTEEQWDDVIDVNLKSVFNLSHAITPVMMRARQGSIINISSVVGVTGNAGQANYAASKAGVIGLTKSLAKELGSRGIRVNAIAPGFIETDMTAVLDPKVVEDWVKTIPLRRGGRPEDVASTVTFLAADSSAYITGQVINVCGGMVM, encoded by the coding sequence ATGAAACTTCTTCAAGGAAAAGTAGCCATTGTCACAGGCGGATCCAGAGGCATTGGCAGAGCCATCGCGCTCGAAATGGCACGCCAAGGTGCTGATGTCGCATTTACAGGACGCTCGCTCAACGAGAATACTGAGTCATTAGAGAACGAACTCAAAGCCCTCGGGGTCAAAGCCAAGGCTTATGCTACGGATGCAGGCGACTTCAAGGCTGCTCACGACTTCGTGGACGAAGTGATGAAGGAGTTTGGCAAGGTGGATATCCTCGTCAACAACGCAGGTATCACCAAGGATACCCTCATGATGCGCATGACGGAAGAGCAGTGGGACGATGTCATCGATGTCAACCTCAAGTCTGTCTTCAACCTCTCTCATGCGATCACCCCGGTGATGATGCGTGCCCGCCAAGGCTCGATCATCAATATCTCTTCGGTCGTCGGTGTCACGGGCAACGCAGGGCAGGCAAACTACGCAGCATCCAAAGCCGGTGTCATCGGGCTCACCAAGTCTCTTGCTAAGGAGCTTGGCAGCCGCGGTATCCGTGTCAATGCCATTGCTCCGGGGTTCATCGAGACAGACATGACTGCGGTACTTGATCCTAAGGTCGTCGAAGACTGGGTCAAGACCATCCCTCTTCGTCGTGGTGGCCGTCCCGAAGATGTGGCTTCTACCGTGACTTTCCTCGCTGCGGATAGTTCGGCCTACATCACCGGTCAGGTCATCAACGTCTGTGGTGGTATGGTGATGTGA
- a CDS encoding PH domain-containing protein: MKNNKYFFKWDTFSIVITSLIILVPIVIVTSAPIATTFERIGTGVVIALLIFPAFLCPLNAELDGNTLHIRMPLHVKHIDLNEYTVTRSKQEDHLCHLRLCASGGYFGYWGLWRSSDGTKYISYITSHKDNITILIPKDPKKKQVWLNLPVGFLPQPSTSTHTNEA, encoded by the coding sequence ATGAAAAACAACAAGTACTTCTTCAAGTGGGACACCTTCTCTATCGTAATCACGAGTCTCATCATCCTTGTCCCCATAGTCATCGTAACCTCCGCCCCCATTGCCACGACATTCGAAAGGATCGGTACGGGAGTCGTTATTGCACTGCTCATTTTCCCGGCCTTCCTCTGCCCACTGAATGCCGAACTCGATGGAAACACACTGCACATCAGGATGCCCCTTCATGTCAAACACATCGATCTCAACGAGTACACCGTCACACGAAGCAAGCAAGAAGACCATCTATGCCATCTCCGTCTCTGCGCATCGGGTGGCTATTTCGGCTATTGGGGCTTGTGGAGGAGCTCTGATGGCACCAAGTACATCTCCTATATCACCTCTCACAAAGACAACATCACCATCTTGATCCCCAAAGACCCAAAGAAAAAACAAGTGTGGCTCAACCTCCCGGTCGGCTTCCTCCCTCAGCCCTCCACAAGCACACACACCAACGAAGCATAA
- a CDS encoding Na/Pi cotransporter family protein has translation MNYGFLDFLTLIGSLGIFLYGMKIMSEGLQKIAGDKMRSILSAMTRNRLLGVFTGILITALVQSSSATTLMVVSFVNAGLLTLAQAVTVIMGANVGTTVTAWVISLFGFKVDIASFAIPLIALSIPFIFSGNGTRKSWGEFIIGFAFLFIGLQFLKDNVPDLKANPEALAFLQSYTDMGFGSVIIFLLLGTILTIIVQSSSATVAITLIMCSKGWISFDLAAAMVLGENIGTTVTANIAALGANVPARRAAIAHLIFNVFGVLWMLILFRPFLSLIINLVSGWGPGDPTSMYTFINGLDPQRLALLNDFDPSTADASLMADKELMDKYVVATSFGLSLYHSLFNIINVSVMIWFVKGYVYLCNKIIPSKQEVSGNEEFQLRYISFGMLSTSELSLAQAQKEMALFGERAGRMLGMVDSLLDEKDQEKFMETFNRIEKYENICDRMEVEIANYLSKVSEGRLSMEGKEKIRVMLRATTEIESIGDSCYNLAQAVKRKVDNNANFTEQMMRNVKRMIELDQKALDRMNIILKKSDILPEDALESYNIENAINNLRNDLKLKSLEDFGNKACDYQDSVYYNDMINECEHLGDFVLNTVQAVVEKKF, from the coding sequence ATGAATTACGGATTTCTCGACTTTTTGACCCTGATCGGATCTCTCGGTATCTTCCTTTATGGGATGAAGATCATGAGTGAAGGGTTGCAAAAAATTGCCGGAGACAAGATGCGCAGTATCCTTTCTGCGATGACAAGAAACAGACTCCTTGGGGTCTTTACCGGTATCCTCATCACTGCTCTTGTCCAATCTTCGTCAGCAACAACCTTGATGGTAGTAAGTTTTGTGAATGCAGGTCTGTTGACCCTTGCACAGGCTGTTACCGTCATCATGGGGGCAAACGTGGGTACGACCGTCACAGCATGGGTCATTTCCTTATTTGGCTTCAAGGTGGATATTGCATCGTTTGCTATCCCACTGATAGCATTGTCTATTCCCTTTATATTCTCCGGTAATGGTACGAGGAAGTCGTGGGGAGAGTTTATCATCGGTTTTGCTTTCTTGTTCATAGGGTTGCAGTTCCTGAAAGACAATGTCCCTGACTTGAAAGCCAATCCTGAGGCACTGGCATTCCTTCAGAGTTACACAGACATGGGCTTCGGCTCTGTGATTATATTTTTGCTCTTGGGTACCATCCTCACTATCATTGTCCAATCGTCTTCGGCGACGGTTGCCATCACTCTCATCATGTGTTCGAAGGGGTGGATATCGTTCGATCTCGCAGCTGCGATGGTGTTGGGTGAAAATATCGGTACTACGGTGACTGCAAATATCGCGGCACTCGGAGCCAATGTGCCTGCAAGAAGAGCAGCCATAGCACACTTGATTTTCAATGTCTTTGGGGTGTTGTGGATGCTGATTCTCTTCCGACCCTTCTTGTCGCTGATCATCAATCTGGTGTCGGGCTGGGGACCGGGAGATCCTACGTCGATGTACACATTCATCAACGGCCTGGATCCACAGAGGTTGGCACTTCTCAACGACTTCGACCCTTCCACAGCCGATGCTTCACTCATGGCTGATAAGGAGTTGATGGACAAGTATGTTGTTGCCACGTCGTTTGGTCTATCTCTTTACCACTCGCTCTTCAACATCATCAACGTTTCTGTGATGATTTGGTTCGTCAAGGGGTATGTCTATCTCTGCAACAAGATCATCCCTTCGAAGCAAGAGGTCTCGGGCAACGAGGAATTTCAGTTGCGTTATATCTCCTTCGGTATGCTCTCTACTTCCGAACTTTCGCTCGCTCAGGCTCAGAAGGAGATGGCTCTCTTTGGCGAAAGAGCCGGACGTATGCTGGGTATGGTAGATTCGCTCTTGGATGAGAAGGATCAAGAGAAGTTCATGGAGACATTCAACCGCATTGAGAAGTACGAAAACATTTGTGACCGTATGGAGGTCGAGATAGCCAACTATCTCTCCAAGGTCTCCGAAGGTCGCCTCAGTATGGAGGGTAAGGAGAAGATCCGAGTCATGCTCCGTGCTACGACCGAGATCGAGAGCATCGGAGACTCTTGTTACAATCTTGCTCAGGCGGTGAAGCGTAAGGTGGATAATAATGCCAACTTTACCGAACAGATGATGCGCAATGTCAAGAGGATGATAGAGCTTGACCAAAAAGCCCTCGACAGGATGAATATCATCCTCAAAAAGTCCGACATCCTTCCCGAAGATGCTCTCGAATCTTACAATATCGAGAATGCTATCAATAACCTGCGTAATGACCTCAAGCTGAAGAGTCTCGAAGACTTTGGTAATAAGGCTTGTGACTATCAGGATAGTGTCTACTACAATGATATGATCAACGAGTGTGAACACCTCGGAGACTTCGTCCTCAATACCGTTCAGGCAGTCGTTGAGAAGAAGTTCTGA
- the coaD gene encoding pantetheine-phosphate adenylyltransferase has protein sequence MTNNEQTSPKVGIYAGSFDPFTIGHVDIVQRALRLVDTLHIVIGVNPRKASFIPSDERLKTIQELYSDNPHIVVALNEGLTATYAKANGATVLIRGIRNVTDMEYERSMADIHLTHFGLDTILLFSSPELAGISSSVVRELATFGEDYSRYIP, from the coding sequence ATGACGAACAACGAACAAACCTCTCCCAAAGTAGGTATCTATGCCGGCTCGTTCGACCCCTTCACCATCGGTCACGTGGATATTGTCCAAAGGGCACTCAGACTTGTGGATACCCTCCATATCGTTATCGGGGTCAATCCCCGAAAGGCATCATTCATCCCCTCTGACGAACGCCTAAAGACCATCCAAGAACTCTATTCTGACAACCCACATATCGTCGTGGCTCTCAACGAAGGGCTTACCGCCACCTATGCCAAGGCCAACGGTGCCACTGTCCTCATCCGAGGCATTCGCAATGTCACCGACATGGAGTACGAGCGCAGTATGGCAGACATCCACCTCACGCACTTCGGATTGGATACGATACTTCTCTTCTCCTCTCCCGAGCTTGCAGGTATCAGCTCATCCGTCGTCCGCGAGCTCGCCACCTTCGGCGAAGACTACTCACGGTACATTCCCTGA
- a CDS encoding N-acetylmuramoyl-L-alanine amidase — protein sequence MKTEAREVLPSELERSERVIDMIVIHCSATREDRRYVLSQLDRDHRARGFHGIGYHFYITMEGRIYLTRSMDVAGAHARGYNYRSLGICYEGGLDPMGRPKDTRTRAQRESLKRLVDRLHYLHGKVRVVGHRELNPYKACPCFDVRAEFATL from the coding sequence ATGAAGACAGAGGCGAGGGAAGTCCTGCCATCGGAGCTTGAGCGATCGGAGCGTGTCATCGATATGATCGTCATCCACTGTAGTGCGACGAGAGAGGACAGGCGTTATGTCCTCTCTCAGCTCGACAGGGATCACAGAGCGAGGGGATTTCACGGTATAGGTTATCACTTCTACATCACCATGGAGGGGCGTATCTATCTCACCAGGAGCATGGATGTCGCCGGGGCTCATGCCCGAGGGTATAACTATCGGAGTCTGGGGATCTGCTATGAGGGTGGACTGGATCCCATGGGTCGTCCCAAGGATACTCGGACTCGTGCGCAGCGTGAGAGTCTGAAGCGGCTGGTCGATCGTCTGCATTACCTGCATGGCAAGGTCAGGGTCGTGGGACACAGAGAGCTCAATCCGTATAAGGCTTGTCCGTGCTTCGATGTGAGGGCGGAGTTTGCGACACTTTAG
- a CDS encoding DNA topoisomerase IV subunit B, producing MSDQQPLISDEDIALSEAQRKYSDEAVRTLDPMEHIRQRPGMYIGKLGDGSSPDDGIYILLKEVIDNAIDEFAMGFGRMVRITITDNREVFVRDFGRGIPQGSLKDAVGKMNTGAKYDNEVFKKVVGLNGVGLKAVNALSSRMEVTSYREGKGKTVIFEKGQLVSETDLFDAPEDKDGTAVRFIPDDTLFKGYAYREDFVMDMIRMYSYLHTSLNFNLNGKRYLSKSGLMDLLEDTMTSDPLYPIIHFTDKDIEVAITHSSQYGEEYHSFVNGQNTIHGGTHLSAFKEAVARTIREFYGKSFDFNDIRSGIVAAVSIRIQDPLFESQTKTKLGSKEIEEGGVTIQKFIGDFLKTHLDNFLHKNPATAEALQKKILESEKERKAIAGITKIAKERAKKAAIHNKKLRDCSYHFNEPKAPNPEKTSIFITEGLSASGSITQSRDANYQAVFSLRGKPLNSYGLSKRVVYENEEFNLLQAALNIEDSIDNLRYNKIIVATDADVDGMHIRLLIITFFLQFFPELIRQNHVFILQTPLFRVRDKQDKETIYCYDEKERDAAMAKLGKGCSVTRFKGLGEIKAEEFKAFIGEDMRLDPVVMKKEDNIKELLDFYMGKNTPDRQDFIVHNLEPEE from the coding sequence ATGAGCGACCAACAACCCCTCATATCAGACGAAGATATCGCCCTCTCCGAGGCTCAGCGTAAGTACAGCGACGAAGCTGTACGTACCCTCGATCCTATGGAACACATTCGCCAACGCCCCGGTATGTATATCGGGAAGCTCGGCGACGGCTCATCGCCTGATGACGGTATATATATCCTTCTCAAAGAGGTGATAGACAATGCCATTGATGAGTTTGCGATGGGCTTCGGTCGTATGGTTCGCATCACGATCACGGACAATAGGGAAGTCTTTGTCAGAGACTTTGGTCGAGGTATTCCCCAAGGTTCGCTCAAAGATGCCGTCGGCAAGATGAATACCGGAGCCAAGTACGACAACGAAGTCTTCAAGAAGGTCGTCGGGCTCAACGGTGTCGGTCTCAAGGCCGTCAATGCGCTCTCCTCTCGCATGGAGGTCACCTCTTACCGTGAGGGGAAGGGGAAGACCGTCATCTTCGAGAAGGGACAGCTTGTCTCCGAGACCGATCTCTTCGATGCTCCCGAAGATAAGGATGGTACTGCCGTACGTTTCATTCCGGATGATACACTCTTCAAGGGTTATGCCTATCGTGAAGATTTTGTGATGGATATGATACGTATGTATTCGTATCTTCACACCTCACTTAACTTCAATCTCAACGGCAAGCGTTACCTCTCCAAGTCCGGGCTTATGGATCTCCTCGAAGACACCATGACCTCCGATCCTCTCTATCCCATCATCCACTTCACCGACAAAGACATCGAAGTCGCCATCACTCACTCTTCGCAGTACGGTGAGGAGTACCACTCGTTTGTCAACGGGCAGAACACCATCCACGGCGGTACACACCTCTCTGCATTCAAGGAGGCGGTCGCAAGGACGATCAGAGAGTTTTACGGCAAGTCATTCGACTTCAACGATATCCGTTCGGGCATTGTCGCGGCTGTGAGCATCCGTATCCAAGATCCACTCTTCGAGAGTCAGACCAAGACCAAGCTCGGGTCGAAGGAGATCGAAGAGGGGGGGGTGACGATACAGAAGTTCATCGGAGACTTCCTCAAGACTCATTTGGACAATTTCCTTCACAAAAATCCTGCTACTGCTGAGGCACTTCAGAAGAAGATCCTTGAGAGTGAGAAGGAGCGCAAAGCCATTGCCGGTATCACCAAGATTGCCAAAGAGCGTGCCAAGAAGGCTGCCATCCACAACAAGAAGCTCCGCGACTGCTCCTACCACTTCAACGAGCCCAAAGCCCCCAATCCTGAGAAGACATCCATCTTTATCACCGAGGGACTTTCGGCCAGCGGTAGTATCACTCAGAGTCGTGATGCCAACTATCAGGCGGTCTTCTCCCTCCGTGGTAAGCCGCTCAATTCGTACGGATTGTCCAAACGAGTGGTGTATGAGAACGAAGAGTTCAACCTCCTTCAGGCGGCCCTCAATATCGAAGACTCCATCGACAACCTTCGTTACAACAAGATCATTGTCGCTACCGATGCCGATGTCGACGGTATGCACATCCGTCTGCTCATCATCACCTTCTTCTTGCAGTTCTTCCCCGAACTCATACGCCAAAATCATGTCTTCATCCTTCAGACCCCCCTCTTCCGAGTTCGAGACAAGCAGGATAAGGAGACGATCTACTGTTATGACGAGAAGGAGCGTGACGCTGCTATGGCCAAGCTCGGCAAAGGCTGTTCGGTCACACGATTCAAGGGGCTTGGTGAGATAAAGGCAGAGGAGTTCAAGGCCTTCATCGGCGAAGATATGCGCCTCGATCCCGTGGTGATGAAGAAAGAGGACAACATCAAAGAGCTTCTTGACTTCTACATGGGTAAGAATACCCCCGACCGTCAAGACTTCATCGTGCATAATCTCGAACCTGAAGAATAA
- a CDS encoding nucleoside kinase yields the protein MNGQITITERITKEKLTFECGVTLIDVYEAFRPDLKSLPMNAKVNNITRPLNRRLYRNCTVEFIDYTTDSGFRTYVRTLALILGKAAQELALNGRGNVVFEHAVSNGYYCVWGKGLPTPTHDEVKQLKEKMQAIIENDHTIHTLRIPTEEAVEYLKTLGRDSSAALLAQKGRCYVDSYEVDGYQDFIYGSVLPRTGMIWTFDLVPYEEGLLLLPPDPEDISRPQKVISQPKAFKAFHGHLSLLKSLGVEDIAPLNQRIRDGKYAELITIAEAMQEKQIADIAEEITRRHADGVRIVLVAGPSSSGKTTFSKRLHTHLQINLIKPYALSLDDFFLDRESTPRDEKGDYDFESLYALDLPYLRETMTRILSGQRVQIPTFDFISGSRIFRGEEIELKEEEILIIEGIHGLNPDLLQGVPDSSIFRVYVSALTTLSMDEHNWISTSDNRLLRRMVRDSKFRGAPATKSLKMWADVRRGERKWIFPYQENADMMFNSAMLYEIAALKVQAEPLLLQVKESDPCYSEAHRLLKFLQFFEPITYNHMPPTSLLREFLGGSSFTY from the coding sequence ATGAATGGACAAATAACTATAACCGAACGTATCACAAAAGAGAAACTCACCTTCGAATGCGGGGTGACTCTCATCGATGTATACGAGGCTTTCAGACCGGATCTGAAGTCTCTCCCCATGAATGCAAAGGTGAACAACATCACCCGACCTCTCAACCGCAGACTTTATCGCAACTGTACCGTTGAGTTCATAGACTATACTACGGACTCGGGCTTCCGCACCTATGTGCGTACCCTCGCTCTGATCTTGGGGAAGGCAGCACAAGAACTTGCGCTCAACGGCCGTGGCAATGTCGTATTCGAGCACGCAGTCTCCAATGGCTACTACTGTGTCTGGGGCAAAGGTCTTCCCACTCCCACACACGACGAGGTAAAGCAACTGAAGGAGAAGATGCAGGCAATCATCGAGAACGATCATACCATCCATACCCTACGCATCCCCACCGAAGAGGCAGTCGAGTATCTCAAGACACTCGGAAGGGACTCTTCCGCAGCACTCTTGGCACAAAAAGGGAGATGTTATGTAGACTCATATGAGGTCGATGGCTACCAAGACTTCATCTATGGGTCTGTCTTGCCCCGCACAGGTATGATATGGACCTTTGATCTTGTCCCATACGAAGAAGGGCTGCTTCTGCTTCCTCCGGATCCCGAAGACATCTCTCGACCTCAAAAAGTCATCTCCCAGCCGAAAGCCTTCAAGGCCTTCCATGGACACCTCAGCTTACTCAAATCTTTGGGTGTCGAAGATATCGCACCCCTCAACCAACGCATCCGTGACGGCAAATATGCAGAACTCATCACCATTGCCGAAGCCATGCAGGAGAAGCAGATCGCAGACATCGCCGAAGAGATCACTCGCCGTCACGCTGATGGAGTACGTATCGTGCTTGTTGCAGGCCCCTCATCTTCAGGCAAGACGACCTTCTCCAAACGCTTGCACACCCATCTTCAGATCAATCTCATCAAACCCTACGCACTCTCTCTCGATGACTTTTTCCTTGACAGAGAGTCCACACCGAGGGACGAAAAGGGAGATTACGACTTCGAGAGTCTCTATGCTCTCGATCTACCCTACCTGCGTGAGACGATGACACGCATCCTATCCGGCCAACGAGTACAAATCCCCACCTTTGACTTCATCTCAGGCTCCCGCATCTTCAGAGGCGAGGAGATCGAGCTCAAAGAAGAAGAGATCCTCATCATCGAAGGCATCCATGGACTCAATCCCGATCTGCTTCAAGGAGTCCCCGACTCTTCTATTTTCAGGGTCTATGTCTCCGCACTCACCACTCTGTCCATGGACGAACACAACTGGATATCTACCTCCGACAATCGTCTACTGAGACGTATGGTACGCGACTCCAAATTCAGAGGAGCACCCGCAACCAAGAGCCTCAAGATGTGGGCAGATGTCCGTCGAGGCGAGCGCAAATGGATATTCCCCTACCAGGAAAACGCCGACATGATGTTCAATAGTGCCATGCTCTATGAGATTGCGGCACTCAAAGTTCAGGCCGAACCGCTCCTTCTACAAGTCAAGGAGTCCGATCCCTGCTATAGCGAAGCACACAGACTTCTCAAGTTTTTACAGTTCTTCGAACCCATCACGTACAACCACATGCCTCCGACCTCACTTCTCAGAGAGTTTTTGGGAGGTAGCAGTTTTACGTACTGA
- a CDS encoding DUF4248 domain-containing protein, translating to MSKTLKIMSVNQMCSVKELATLYYVDVLPEVASRNLRRDIKEYPELYQSLVESGWSDRKRTFTPRQVELLRRFLGDPI from the coding sequence ATGAGTAAAACGTTGAAAATCATGTCTGTCAATCAAATGTGCTCTGTGAAAGAGCTTGCAACACTTTATTATGTTGATGTATTGCCCGAAGTGGCTTCACGCAACCTGAGAAGAGATATCAAAGAGTATCCAGAGCTGTATCAGTCCCTCGTCGAGTCGGGATGGAGTGACCGCAAACGTACCTTTACCCCTCGACAGGTCGAACTCCTCCGCCGATTTCTCGGAGATCCGATATGA
- a CDS encoding HU family DNA-binding protein → MAINFKVKEIKARQKNSAEPKTVFYASSKQVGRVGLYELADDIAGRCTLHVADITAVLEAMSDAVTHFVSLGYGVALGRLGSFYSTLRSKSTDAEKDFSVNNIKKVNLVFVPSVKIKEAMKAISFNQIVKEKPKADKPTVPGGGSDGLSD, encoded by the coding sequence ATGGCAATCAATTTTAAGGTAAAAGAGATCAAGGCAAGACAAAAGAACTCGGCAGAGCCTAAGACTGTCTTCTATGCATCATCCAAGCAGGTCGGTCGTGTGGGGCTGTACGAACTGGCGGATGACATCGCAGGGCGTTGTACCCTCCACGTGGCAGATATCACGGCGGTACTCGAAGCAATGTCGGATGCGGTGACACACTTTGTCTCTCTGGGCTATGGCGTGGCGCTGGGGCGTCTGGGTAGCTTCTACTCCACACTGCGCAGCAAGTCTACGGATGCCGAGAAGGACTTCTCTGTGAACAATATCAAGAAGGTGAATCTCGTCTTTGTCCCCAGCGTGAAGATCAAGGAGGCTATGAAGGCTATATCGTTCAATCAGATAGTGAAAGAGAAGCCTAAAGCGGATAAGCCGACGGTCCCCGGTGGTGGTTCGGATGGGTTGAGCGACTAA
- a CDS encoding metallophosphoesterase: MKPKSHLCPSRVFGSWFLTAAVLVPLYMSFGSCTAGAYKYRPHQGMTSTRQQPEEFNLNGIDGPYLVGATIYRVDASNNVQAIPYKVGDPILVEVRNEDSDRFYVPKKDKITLNPEIYPMPKRLIAISDIEGNFDAFAGFLMAHRVIDEKFDWIFGDGHLVLVGDFVDRGSNVVPVLWLIYKLEDEARKHGGHVHYILGNHELLNFQGKTKYNDERYIKIATIITGKEDPKEAVRFMYSKETELGRWLHSKNGIEKIGDYLFVHAGLSPKLPDLRLSIPQINEISRQHWDKDLYNHPQSNKAANFLIGEEGIFWFRGLAKDHKGHKKISEDELEDILDYYRAETVIFGHTVVDQVTKDFDGKAINIDVKHGKSKHSEKTQGLLIEDGIEYRLDGTGRRVRF, encoded by the coding sequence ATGAAGCCAAAATCTCACCTATGCCCTTCCCGAGTATTCGGGTCTTGGTTCCTCACAGCAGCGGTACTTGTCCCACTTTATATGTCGTTCGGAAGTTGCACAGCCGGAGCGTATAAGTATCGGCCCCATCAGGGGATGACATCTACCCGGCAACAACCCGAAGAGTTCAATCTCAATGGGATAGATGGTCCCTACCTCGTTGGGGCAACCATCTATAGAGTGGATGCTTCAAACAATGTACAGGCTATCCCCTATAAAGTCGGCGATCCGATCTTGGTCGAAGTCCGCAACGAGGATTCCGATCGATTTTATGTTCCCAAGAAAGACAAGATCACCCTCAACCCCGAGATCTATCCCATGCCCAAGAGGCTCATTGCCATCTCCGACATCGAAGGTAATTTCGATGCTTTCGCAGGCTTTCTGATGGCACATCGGGTCATAGACGAAAAGTTCGATTGGATCTTCGGCGACGGGCACCTTGTGTTGGTCGGAGACTTTGTCGATAGAGGGAGCAACGTCGTCCCCGTCCTTTGGCTTATCTACAAGCTCGAAGATGAAGCCCGAAAGCACGGAGGGCATGTGCACTACATCTTAGGCAACCACGAACTCCTCAACTTCCAAGGCAAAACCAAGTACAACGACGAGAGATACATCAAGATTGCCACTATCATCACCGGAAAGGAAGACCCCAAAGAGGCTGTCCGATTCATGTACTCCAAGGAGACCGAGCTCGGCAGGTGGCTACACTCCAAAAATGGGATCGAGAAGATCGGAGACTATCTCTTTGTACATGCAGGGCTGAGTCCCAAACTCCCGGACCTTCGTCTCTCCATCCCACAGATCAACGAGATTTCGAGACAACACTGGGACAAAGATCTGTATAACCACCCCCAAAGTAACAAGGCTGCCAACTTCCTCATTGGCGAAGAAGGCATTTTCTGGTTCAGAGGCTTGGCGAAAGATCACAAGGGACACAAGAAGATATCAGAGGATGAGCTTGAGGACATCCTTGACTACTACCGTGCAGAGACAGTGATCTTCGGACATACTGTTGTCGATCAGGTGACGAAGGACTTCGACGGCAAAGCCATCAATATAGATGTGAAGCATGGCAAGTCCAAACACTCAGAGAAGACCCAGGGGCTCCTTATCGAAGATGGGATCGAATACAGACTCGACGGCACAGGTCGAAGGGTGAGGTTCTGA
- a CDS encoding RluA family pseudouridine synthase has protein sequence MTVLYEDNHLLIINKAAGEIVQGDKTGDCPLVESLKVYLKEKYDKPGNVFLGLVHRLDRPVSGIVVFAKTSKALTRMNELFRKDEVRKIYHAIVEASPARPEADLVHFLKKNEKQNKSYPVGSQVVGAKRAELSYRTLAHSDRYTLLEVTLKTGRHHQIRAQLSANGTIIKGDLKYGARRSNADGSISLHAYSIEFVHPVSKEKVRIIAPYPDTEGLWKHFK, from the coding sequence ATGACCGTCCTCTACGAAGATAATCACCTGCTGATCATCAACAAGGCCGCCGGAGAGATCGTCCAAGGCGACAAGACCGGTGACTGTCCTCTCGTGGAGAGTCTCAAGGTCTATCTCAAAGAGAAGTATGACAAGCCCGGGAACGTGTTCTTAGGGCTTGTTCATCGTCTTGATCGACCGGTGTCGGGGATTGTCGTCTTCGCCAAGACGAGCAAGGCTCTCACACGGATGAATGAGCTCTTCCGTAAGGATGAGGTGCGCAAGATCTATCATGCCATCGTCGAAGCCTCTCCGGCACGTCCCGAGGCTGACCTGGTCCACTTCTTGAAGAAGAACGAGAAGCAGAACAAATCCTACCCCGTCGGCTCACAAGTCGTCGGAGCCAAGCGCGCTGAACTTTCTTACCGTACCTTGGCGCATTCGGATCGGTACACTCTGCTCGAAGTCACTCTCAAGACCGGAAGACATCATCAGATCCGTGCCCAACTCAGTGCCAATGGAACGATCATCAAGGGCGACCTCAAGTACGGTGCCAGACGATCCAATGCCGATGGATCGATCTCCCTGCACGCATACAGCATCGAGTTCGTCCACCCCGTGAGCAAGGAGAAGGTCCGCATCATAGCCCCTTATCCCGATACGGAAGGACTTTGGAAGCATTTCAAATAG